A genome region from Acidobacteriota bacterium includes the following:
- a CDS encoding TRAM domain-containing protein, giving the protein MMVETIRLLVTLATTAIGFSAGRSVASWFPSAGIRPDESIVWGAMLGAAVGYVLGGVLGRRLRSDIGRTPDLLRRATGPQLFAGTFGGVAGLIVGTVFAVPFIAFFPATIAWPVAGLVVLVFTSFGASVFAERAHELLAAAGLREREPFRRTDVDPSQTAGLVFVVDSSAAIDGRLLELTRAGLVTGTILVPAFVVDELQAVADSADRSKRRRGRRGLDILDVVRDVDGVEFHIVESTVPEQSEVDGKLLVICDRYNATLVTTDHNLAKAAGLRDIRVLNPHALGEMLKPQVAMGDPLEILIQREGSEAGQGVGFLEDGTMVIVQNGASKIGTVVKVEVSNMMRTSIGRMVFAEITP; this is encoded by the coding sequence ATGATGGTCGAAACCATCAGGCTTCTTGTCACCCTGGCAACCACGGCTATTGGCTTCAGCGCGGGCCGTTCTGTCGCGTCATGGTTTCCAAGTGCGGGTATCAGACCCGACGAATCGATTGTATGGGGCGCCATGCTTGGGGCCGCAGTGGGTTATGTACTTGGTGGTGTGCTTGGCCGGCGCCTTCGTTCTGACATCGGGCGGACCCCCGACCTGTTGCGACGTGCCACGGGTCCACAGCTCTTTGCGGGGACGTTCGGCGGCGTTGCCGGGCTGATCGTCGGCACGGTGTTTGCGGTCCCGTTCATTGCATTTTTCCCGGCCACAATCGCTTGGCCCGTCGCGGGCCTGGTGGTACTCGTCTTCACATCGTTCGGAGCCTCTGTCTTTGCCGAAAGAGCGCACGAACTGCTCGCCGCGGCGGGACTTCGAGAACGGGAACCTTTCCGCCGGACAGACGTAGATCCGTCTCAGACGGCCGGTCTGGTGTTCGTGGTCGACTCGTCCGCGGCCATAGACGGACGGCTACTTGAACTCACCCGTGCTGGTCTTGTCACCGGGACGATTCTGGTGCCCGCCTTTGTGGTCGATGAGTTGCAGGCGGTCGCCGACTCTGCGGACAGATCGAAGCGCCGGCGCGGGCGGCGCGGCCTCGACATTCTCGACGTTGTGCGCGACGTCGATGGAGTTGAGTTCCACATTGTTGAGAGCACCGTCCCCGAACAATCCGAAGTTGACGGCAAACTGCTGGTGATCTGCGACCGGTACAACGCAACGTTGGTCACGACAGACCACAACCTTGCAAAGGCGGCGGGGCTGCGAGACATTCGTGTATTGAACCCGCACGCCCTCGGCGAAATGCTCAAACCGCAGGTCGCGATGGGTGACCCCCTCGAGATCCTCATTCAAAGAGAAGGCTCCGAGGCGGGTCAGGGCGTAGGATTCCTTGAGGATGGCACAATGGTGATTGTCCAAAATGGTGCCAGCAAGATAGGCACCGTAGTGAAGGTCGAGGTTTCCAACATGATGCGCACGTCGATTGGCCGAATGGTGTTCGCTGAAATAACACCATGA
- a CDS encoding glycerophosphodiester phosphodiesterase — MLFNLRRDYPAILGHRGAKGLAVDNSADAFKIAAAGKADGVELDVRRTADDEMVVHHDPDIEGVGNIIDLTLAEIRDAEPHVLLLDEALPLIHGIVNVEIKNIPGQPDHDERHEMASRIVFWIDRNWLHDRVLVSSFNRHTVARVAELDGRVTVGQLFLPAVDPSNHMSMMLESHTDVALTHLTGLQLAGQVFCVDAKDLGLKIVTWGVDTHDGYALCAKLGVDAIITDDPIAARAFYTSEQGSFPAEHGAASADEAGTTLDEGGTTAMLPLLARRGPRRVR; from the coding sequence ATGCTTTTCAACCTGCGCCGCGACTACCCGGCGATCCTCGGCCACCGAGGCGCCAAAGGTCTCGCTGTCGACAACTCGGCCGACGCTTTCAAGATCGCCGCGGCTGGCAAGGCTGACGGGGTGGAACTTGATGTTCGCCGCACCGCTGACGACGAGATGGTGGTGCATCACGACCCTGACATCGAGGGCGTCGGCAACATCATCGACCTAACGCTCGCCGAAATACGCGATGCGGAACCACACGTGCTCCTCTTGGACGAGGCACTCCCGTTGATTCACGGAATCGTCAACGTCGAGATAAAGAACATCCCGGGACAGCCCGATCACGACGAGCGTCACGAGATGGCTTCACGTATCGTGTTCTGGATCGACCGCAACTGGCTCCACGACCGCGTTCTAGTGTCGTCGTTCAACAGGCACACCGTCGCCCGAGTAGCCGAGCTCGACGGTCGTGTGACGGTTGGCCAGCTCTTCTTGCCGGCTGTGGACCCCTCGAATCACATGTCGATGATGCTCGAATCTCATACTGATGTCGCACTGACACACCTCACCGGACTGCAACTCGCAGGGCAGGTCTTCTGCGTCGATGCAAAGGATCTCGGTCTCAAGATCGTGACGTGGGGCGTGGACACACACGACGGATACGCGTTGTGTGCCAAACTCGGAGTCGACGCGATCATCACCGACGACCCAATCGCCGCAAGAGCCTTTTACACCTCCGAGCAGGGCAGCTTTCCCGCTGAGCACGGCGCCGCCAGCGCGGATGAGGCCGGCACCACCCTGGACGAGGGTGGAACTACCGCAATGTTACCGCTGCTTGCACGGCGAGGCCCTCGCCGAGTCCGATAA
- the disA gene encoding DNA integrity scanning protein DisA has translation MSNGGRASIDILRSFAPGTPLRQATELILRQGTGALILIGSGPKVDSVCSGGFRLDGAAFTAQRVAEVAKMDGGIVVDSETMHITRVNVHFMPDPTIPTLETGTRFRTAERLARDTGKAVLAISEERRASATVYIGDQTFELRSPASLVVQANQALNSLERLRRRVADAEHSLTRAEADDVATVRDVVVLLQRATYVDRVYEGFNRLLLELGEDGVLFEIQANDIVEGVRTVGDLVYRDYLPKGKRKTASYAKILSQLAMDDLQSGIRVSQDLGFGALDNSVRPRGLRILTGVPRLPEAVRAALLKHFDSYAELIAATVADLGRVEGVGRSRAHHIRSYLDRVEQLASPLGDT, from the coding sequence ATGAGTAATGGTGGCCGGGCGAGCATTGACATTCTTCGGAGCTTTGCTCCGGGAACGCCGCTACGGCAGGCAACCGAGCTGATCCTTCGGCAGGGCACCGGTGCGCTCATCCTCATTGGCTCCGGTCCGAAGGTCGACAGCGTGTGCAGCGGCGGGTTCCGGCTCGATGGAGCCGCCTTCACCGCACAGCGCGTGGCCGAGGTCGCAAAAATGGACGGCGGCATTGTTGTCGATTCCGAAACGATGCATATCACGCGAGTCAACGTGCATTTTATGCCAGACCCTACGATCCCTACTCTCGAGACCGGCACCAGATTTCGCACCGCTGAGCGACTTGCACGCGACACCGGCAAGGCCGTGCTTGCAATCTCGGAGGAGCGCCGTGCGAGCGCCACCGTGTATATCGGCGACCAAACGTTCGAGCTACGGTCGCCGGCTTCGCTCGTTGTTCAGGCCAACCAGGCTCTCAATTCGTTAGAACGCTTGCGTAGACGCGTCGCGGATGCCGAGCATTCCCTCACCCGCGCTGAGGCGGACGACGTTGCAACAGTACGCGACGTTGTGGTTCTTCTTCAGAGGGCTACGTACGTCGACCGGGTCTATGAAGGATTCAACCGTCTCCTACTAGAGCTTGGAGAGGACGGGGTGCTATTCGAGATCCAGGCCAACGATATTGTTGAAGGTGTTCGAACCGTTGGTGACCTTGTATACAGAGACTATTTGCCAAAGGGCAAGCGTAAGACCGCGTCCTACGCCAAGATCCTGTCACAGCTGGCAATGGACGATCTCCAGTCGGGGATCCGCGTCAGCCAGGACCTTGGGTTTGGCGCGCTGGACAACAGCGTGCGACCACGCGGGCTGCGTATCCTCACCGGTGTGCCGCGGCTGCCTGAGGCCGTTCGCGCAGCATTGTTGAAGCACTTCGATTCCTACGCTGAACTCATCGCGGCAACTGTCGCAGATTTGGGGCGGGTCGAAGGTGTTGGCCGGTCCCGCGCCCACCACATCAGGTCGTATCTCGATCGTGTCGAGCAGCTCGCTTCTCCCCTGGGTGACACGTAA
- the ispF gene encoding 2-C-methyl-D-erythritol 2,4-cyclodiphosphate synthase has protein sequence MRVGHGFDVHRFGGEPPLVLCGVVVSGDRGVESTSDGDVALHALIDALLGAAALGDIGEMFPSSDPRWEGASSVELLRLAYSRVVEAGYTVGNIDITIICQKVRIAPHRDVMRKKVAQVLSVDIGAVSVKATTTDGLGFIGLGEGLAVQAAVTLR, from the coding sequence ATGCGGGTTGGCCACGGTTTCGACGTTCACCGGTTCGGTGGCGAGCCGCCACTCGTTCTGTGCGGTGTCGTCGTGTCTGGCGACCGTGGTGTCGAGAGCACGTCTGACGGAGATGTCGCGCTACACGCACTCATTGACGCGCTGCTCGGTGCCGCGGCGCTCGGAGACATTGGGGAAATGTTTCCGTCAAGCGACCCGCGTTGGGAAGGTGCCTCATCTGTTGAGCTGCTTCGCCTGGCCTATTCGCGAGTGGTCGAGGCTGGTTACACGGTCGGGAACATTGACATCACAATCATCTGCCAAAAGGTGCGTATCGCTCCCCACCGCGATGTTATGCGCAAGAAAGTTGCGCAAGTGCTCAGCGTCGACATCGGTGCCGTATCAGTGAAGGCGACCACTACCGACGGGCTTGGCTTTATCGGACTCGGCGAGGGCCTCGCCGTGCAAGCAGCGGTAACATTGCGGTAG
- a CDS encoding class I SAM-dependent methyltransferase, translated as MTHVESNERERWNERYTEAGWAEDPSPWLIANADLLPPPGRALDVAGGTGRNAIWLASRGWDVTVADVSDVALTLATERAATLDVALHTQRTDLGADPLPDGPWDVLLLFHFLERALFPRIASVLRPGGLLIGSLATVTNLERHKRPPRPYILDDSELPSLIHDLDTLRYEEDWRDDHHEARFVARRASHRP; from the coding sequence ATGACACATGTCGAAAGTAACGAACGCGAACGGTGGAACGAGCGGTACACCGAAGCCGGGTGGGCCGAGGATCCCTCGCCGTGGCTGATAGCAAACGCCGATCTGCTTCCCCCACCCGGTCGCGCCCTCGATGTTGCCGGCGGGACCGGGCGCAACGCCATCTGGCTTGCGTCACGAGGTTGGGATGTCACCGTTGCCGACGTGTCCGACGTCGCCCTCACGCTCGCGACCGAACGCGCCGCCACCCTCGACGTTGCGCTCCACACTCAGCGCACTGACCTCGGTGCAGACCCGCTGCCCGACGGCCCCTGGGATGTCTTGTTGCTCTTCCACTTCCTTGAACGGGCGTTGTTTCCACGAATCGCATCAGTACTCCGCCCGGGTGGTCTGCTCATAGGTTCGCTCGCAACCGTCACCAACCTCGAACGTCATAAACGGCCACCGCGTCCGTATATTCTCGACGACAGTGAACTTCCAAGCCTCATTCATGACCTCGATACCCTGCGGTACGAAGAAGACTGGCGGGATGACCACCACGAGGCCCGCTTTGTCGCCCGGCGGGCTTCTCACCGACCGTAG
- a CDS encoding CarD family transcriptional regulator: MKTPFSVKDKVVYPHHGAATIIKKQKLEFDGEKIEYFVLEVATDQLIVRVPVARAVELGVRPVISRTVARKVFATFKDDPQEAGANWSRWYKLLTEKINSGDIFQVAEVVRDLTYAQQVKGISPALKRMLAKARLIIISELRFALDLGEEATIAKLDRALPTVEEDDDE; the protein is encoded by the coding sequence ATAAAGACCCCGTTTAGTGTCAAGGATAAAGTCGTATATCCGCATCACGGCGCCGCTACCATCATTAAGAAGCAGAAGCTTGAGTTTGATGGGGAGAAGATTGAGTATTTCGTTCTCGAAGTCGCCACCGACCAGCTCATTGTTCGAGTGCCGGTAGCTCGCGCGGTTGAACTAGGTGTGCGCCCAGTGATATCGAGAACGGTGGCACGCAAAGTGTTTGCGACGTTCAAAGATGATCCGCAGGAAGCTGGGGCCAACTGGTCACGCTGGTACAAACTGTTGACTGAGAAAATCAACAGTGGCGATATTTTCCAGGTCGCGGAAGTGGTTCGCGACCTCACGTACGCCCAGCAGGTCAAGGGGATATCGCCAGCGTTGAAGCGCATGCTTGCAAAGGCCCGGCTGATCATCATCTCGGAACTCCGTTTTGCCCTCGACCTTGGCGAAGAGGCCACCATTGCGAAGCTCGACAGGGCATTGCCAACCGTCGAGGAAGATGACGACGAGTAG
- a CDS encoding cysteine--tRNA ligase, producing MRLFNTLGRSLVDFDPPAGAAIGIYVCGPTVQTKPHIGHGRAAVAFDVLRRYLLWRGYDVTYVQNITDVDDKIIAASIDRGVSSSEIADEAAAAFCKGYEMLGVLPPDIEPKATEHVHLMVDMIKQLIERGHGYESGGDVYFRVRSFDGYGKLSGRNIDELLSGARVEPGDLKQDPLDFAMWKAAKPGEPSWPSPWGEGRPGWHIECSAMAREYLGDEFAIHAGGNDLVFPHHENEVAQAEAANGKTFARFWLHNGMVNLAGEKMAKSTGHVIDLLDTLERWDPVAVRLFYLRTHYRKPLDFSEAALDDAVSSLERLRAFRRRLPGPVTAAPDSVFLDRFSDSLADDVDVAGGLAALFDAVRKGNRLLDAGEDAEPVVAAYDEMVGVFGLGERTVDLSDIQTAVEAVGLEFGVDGNAPETVLDGLIAARNSARAAKDWATSDAIRDALIGIGITVEDTADGARWYRS from the coding sequence ATGAGGCTTTTTAACACTCTCGGGCGATCCCTCGTCGACTTTGACCCTCCCGCCGGTGCGGCGATCGGGATCTACGTCTGCGGACCGACGGTGCAAACAAAACCACATATCGGCCACGGTAGGGCGGCAGTTGCGTTCGATGTGCTGCGCCGGTATCTGTTGTGGCGCGGGTACGACGTGACGTATGTGCAGAACATCACCGATGTCGATGACAAGATCATTGCTGCTTCGATCGACCGGGGTGTCTCTTCGAGTGAAATCGCTGATGAGGCAGCCGCGGCGTTTTGTAAAGGCTACGAGATGCTCGGTGTGCTCCCTCCCGACATCGAGCCGAAGGCAACCGAGCATGTGCACCTTATGGTTGACATGATCAAGCAGCTCATTGAGCGTGGACATGGTTACGAGTCGGGTGGCGACGTCTATTTTCGGGTGCGCTCCTTTGACGGGTACGGAAAGTTATCTGGTCGCAACATCGACGAGCTGTTGTCCGGTGCTCGCGTTGAGCCGGGTGATCTGAAGCAAGACCCGCTCGACTTTGCCATGTGGAAAGCGGCGAAACCCGGCGAGCCATCGTGGCCGTCGCCGTGGGGCGAAGGGCGTCCCGGTTGGCACATCGAATGTTCAGCAATGGCCCGGGAGTACCTCGGCGACGAGTTTGCTATCCACGCTGGTGGTAACGACCTGGTGTTTCCGCATCACGAGAACGAGGTTGCGCAAGCAGAAGCTGCGAACGGGAAGACGTTTGCGCGGTTTTGGCTCCACAACGGCATGGTCAATCTCGCGGGCGAAAAGATGGCGAAGTCGACCGGCCACGTCATCGACCTTCTCGACACGTTGGAACGGTGGGACCCGGTTGCGGTCCGGCTGTTCTACCTCCGCACGCACTACCGCAAGCCGCTCGACTTTTCGGAAGCCGCGCTCGATGACGCCGTCTCGTCGCTGGAACGGTTGAGAGCGTTTCGTCGCCGTTTGCCTGGGCCGGTCACCGCGGCGCCTGACAGTGTGTTCCTTGATCGTTTCAGTGATTCATTGGCCGACGACGTCGACGTCGCCGGGGGGTTGGCTGCGCTCTTTGACGCGGTGCGCAAAGGCAACCGGCTTCTCGACGCCGGCGAAGACGCCGAGCCGGTCGTCGCTGCGTACGACGAGATGGTTGGCGTGTTCGGGCTTGGCGAACGCACTGTTGACCTGTCGGATATCCAAACGGCGGTCGAAGCGGTCGGCCTCGAGTTCGGTGTTGACGGTAACGCACCTGAGACAGTGCTCGATGGGTTGATCGCCGCCCGCAATTCAGCTCGCGCGGCCAAGGACTGGGCGACGTCTGACGCTATACGCGACGCTCTGATAGGGATCGGAATTACTGTGGAGGACACCGCCGATGGCGCACGCTGGTATCGGAGTTAA
- the radA gene encoding DNA repair protein RadA, producing the protein MARISSGVTVAYRCTICEHRSGKWMGFCSQCGERGSLVEITSNSGRPSVPVAINSVGERHSARCAVGIDEFDRVLGGGFVPGAAVLLGGEPGVGKSTLLLQIAAALAGGERQVLMASAEESVGQIALRGKRVGAAVDGIDLLAERSLETILATAEAVQPALLIVDSIQTVVTAGADGIAGSVGQVRACGAEAVAFAKRTGIPVVLIGHVTKDGSIAGPKVLEHLVDVVLYLEGDDAVGLRVLRSLKNRYGSINQIGLFEMSGHGMVPIADPAKILLSSRRQGSAGTVLAVTLEGRRPIVLEVQALVSKSVTPQPRRSVNGIDSARVHQLLAVLVRHAGMPFGDQDVYVNVVGGIKLKEPAADLPVALALASSLAGVVLNDVVAWGEVGLTGEIRAVSQSDRRREEALRLGVNVVVAPGDAMHTIRDALAAVGISPVRSKGSGADF; encoded by the coding sequence ATTGCAAGGATAAGTTCAGGAGTAACCGTGGCGTACCGCTGCACTATATGTGAGCACCGTTCAGGAAAGTGGATGGGGTTCTGTTCCCAATGCGGGGAGCGTGGCTCGCTCGTTGAGATCACCTCCAACAGCGGCCGGCCAAGTGTCCCCGTAGCGATCAACAGCGTCGGAGAACGGCACTCTGCACGGTGTGCGGTGGGTATCGACGAGTTCGACCGCGTATTGGGGGGCGGGTTTGTCCCGGGAGCAGCCGTGCTGCTTGGCGGTGAACCTGGCGTTGGTAAGTCCACCCTGTTGCTCCAGATAGCGGCGGCTCTCGCAGGTGGCGAGCGGCAGGTGCTTATGGCGAGCGCCGAGGAGTCTGTTGGCCAGATCGCCCTGCGTGGAAAGCGCGTCGGTGCTGCGGTTGATGGTATCGACCTCCTCGCCGAGAGATCGCTTGAGACCATCCTCGCCACCGCGGAGGCTGTCCAACCGGCACTGCTTATCGTCGATTCAATACAGACAGTCGTGACTGCAGGCGCAGACGGCATCGCCGGATCGGTCGGGCAGGTGCGAGCCTGTGGGGCGGAGGCGGTTGCCTTTGCGAAGCGGACCGGTATCCCGGTTGTGCTTATCGGGCATGTCACCAAAGACGGCTCGATCGCCGGTCCGAAGGTGCTCGAGCACCTTGTCGATGTCGTGCTGTACCTTGAGGGAGACGACGCCGTGGGTCTGCGGGTGCTTCGGAGCCTCAAGAATCGATATGGCTCGATCAACCAAATCGGATTGTTCGAGATGAGCGGGCACGGCATGGTTCCCATCGCCGACCCCGCCAAGATCCTGCTGTCGAGCCGACGTCAGGGCAGTGCAGGCACGGTGCTTGCCGTAACGCTCGAAGGCCGACGACCGATTGTTCTTGAGGTCCAGGCGCTCGTGTCCAAGTCCGTTACGCCTCAGCCTCGCCGGTCTGTGAACGGCATCGACTCAGCGAGGGTTCACCAGTTGCTGGCGGTCTTGGTCCGTCACGCTGGGATGCCGTTTGGCGATCAAGATGTATACGTCAATGTCGTTGGTGGTATCAAGCTGAAAGAGCCGGCGGCCGATCTCCCAGTAGCCCTTGCGTTGGCGTCTTCGCTCGCTGGTGTTGTGCTCAACGACGTCGTTGCTTGGGGTGAGGTTGGTCTTACTGGCGAAATCCGAGCGGTCTCTCAGTCTGATCGGCGACGCGAGGAAGCACTGCGTCTCGGTGTCAACGTTGTCGTCGCTCCCGGCGACGCGATGCACACAATCCGCGACGCACTCGCTGCTGTCGGCATCTCCCCGGTTCGAAGCAAGGGTTCCGGTGCCGATTTCTAA
- a CDS encoding multicopper oxidase family protein codes for MSISRRDFIRGLAWGGIAVGLGASFVSGLPGSTSTGRVLVSQLPLPQPFTQLLRIPPVLTPIRSDDAGDHYEIRQRVATAEILPGISTTIWGYNGIFPGPTIESRRGRTISVTHTNELPVPTVVHLHGGRTPPEHDGYPLDFVLPVGADVPLPDYVVRSGDISKGRRVHWYPLDQPATTLWYHDHRLDFTGPGVWKGLAGFHIIRDDEEDALGLPSGERELPLMLLDRSFDTDGSLLYPAIDPQGLVDVGVTDGFEAGVLGDVNLVNGVPWPTVEVEGARYRLRFLNAANARRYDLRLDPPPPDGFVQIGTDGGLLAHPIQHDHIEMAPAQRFDVIVDFSSYQSGTVVTLVNDFADGPTGLVMRFVVGSRAEDSSRVPDTLTTIEPLNTTSEGVITRTMRFSSGHLTLDARDRHTWLINGEPFSPDSAAARPALDSVEIWRLVSDFHHPIHVHLNSFQVLSRGLGGPGPYDSGWKDTIDLRPFESAAIAVRFDGFPGRYVFHCHNLEHEDMAMMSNFVVT; via the coding sequence ATGTCGATATCCCGTCGAGACTTTATTCGCGGACTGGCATGGGGGGGTATCGCCGTTGGTCTTGGTGCATCCTTCGTGTCGGGCTTGCCGGGATCGACCTCCACCGGACGTGTCCTCGTCAGTCAGCTACCGCTCCCGCAACCCTTCACTCAACTTCTGCGAATTCCGCCCGTCCTGACACCGATACGTTCAGACGACGCCGGCGATCACTATGAGATCCGCCAACGAGTGGCTACGGCGGAGATTCTGCCGGGCATCTCGACCACTATCTGGGGCTACAACGGCATCTTTCCAGGACCCACGATCGAGAGTCGACGCGGCCGGACAATTTCGGTCACGCACACCAACGAGCTGCCGGTTCCCACCGTAGTCCATCTTCACGGAGGACGGACTCCTCCTGAACACGACGGCTACCCACTAGATTTTGTGCTCCCGGTCGGCGCGGACGTACCGCTGCCGGACTACGTAGTTCGGTCGGGCGACATCAGTAAAGGCCGACGAGTTCACTGGTATCCGCTAGATCAGCCTGCCACGACGCTTTGGTACCACGACCATCGACTGGATTTCACTGGTCCTGGCGTGTGGAAGGGACTTGCTGGATTCCACATCATTCGCGATGACGAAGAAGATGCTCTTGGCCTACCTTCAGGGGAGCGGGAGCTACCGCTCATGCTCCTAGACCGTAGCTTCGACACCGATGGCTCGCTGCTCTATCCCGCGATTGACCCTCAGGGACTTGTGGATGTCGGGGTTACGGATGGGTTCGAGGCTGGCGTTCTCGGCGATGTCAATCTTGTCAACGGAGTTCCGTGGCCCACCGTTGAGGTAGAAGGGGCTCGCTACCGGCTCAGGTTCCTTAACGCGGCCAACGCCAGGCGCTACGACCTGCGTCTCGACCCACCGCCACCTGATGGGTTCGTTCAGATTGGTACCGACGGCGGCCTGCTGGCCCACCCGATTCAGCACGATCACATCGAAATGGCCCCTGCGCAGCGATTCGACGTGATCGTCGATTTTTCCTCTTATCAATCCGGTACCGTTGTCACCCTCGTCAACGATTTCGCCGACGGGCCTACTGGGCTTGTGATGCGTTTCGTTGTTGGTTCTAGGGCCGAAGACAGCAGCCGAGTGCCGGACACGCTCACGACCATTGAACCTCTCAACACGACATCCGAAGGAGTGATCACCCGCACGATGCGATTCAGCTCGGGCCACCTCACCCTCGACGCTAGAGACCGGCATACTTGGTTGATCAATGGCGAACCCTTCAGTCCCGACTCGGCGGCAGCACGTCCAGCGCTTGACAGCGTTGAAATTTGGAGGTTGGTCAGTGATTTTCACCACCCGATCCATGTTCATCTCAATTCGTTCCAGGTCCTGTCTCGCGGTTTGGGCGGTCCCGGCCCCTACGACAGCGGGTGGAAGGACACGATTGATCTCCGACCCTTCGAAAGCGCAGCCATCGCCGTCCGATTCGATGGATTCCCGGGGCGCTATGTGTTCCACTGTCACAACCTTGAGCACGAAGACATGGCCATGATGAGCAACTTCGTTGTGACCTGA
- the ispD gene encoding 2-C-methyl-D-erythritol 4-phosphate cytidylyltransferase, translating to MNLAAVVLAAGRGARFGGEKHAIQLAGKPLWQWSVDLFSGLGIPVTLVGSIPGGIPGGKRRRDSVVAGLNALAPNVTHVLIHDAARPLASQRLVERVVGALEDGAKAVIPAVPVTDTIKRVADGSVVGTVDRSELWWVQTPQGFELRVLREAHALHDDDVSDDASLVEALGVTVRVVEGDQENRKITYRVDHFVAEATLSDFGDADA from the coding sequence ATGAATCTTGCAGCGGTGGTTCTCGCCGCGGGAAGAGGCGCACGTTTCGGCGGTGAGAAACATGCGATCCAGCTTGCCGGCAAGCCGCTCTGGCAATGGTCCGTCGACCTGTTCTCTGGGCTTGGTATCCCCGTCACACTTGTCGGGTCAATCCCGGGTGGCATTCCTGGGGGAAAGCGTCGTCGCGACTCAGTGGTTGCCGGTCTCAACGCTCTCGCACCAAACGTGACGCACGTGCTCATTCACGACGCGGCAAGGCCGCTCGCGTCGCAGCGTCTCGTTGAACGCGTTGTTGGCGCACTCGAAGACGGTGCCAAAGCAGTGATACCCGCTGTCCCTGTGACCGACACGATTAAGCGGGTTGCCGACGGATCGGTTGTGGGGACGGTGGATCGGTCCGAGCTGTGGTGGGTGCAGACGCCGCAAGGATTCGAGTTGCGAGTCTTACGTGAGGCACACGCCCTCCACGACGATGACGTGTCAGACGATGCGTCTCTTGTCGAAGCTCTCGGGGTGACCGTGAGAGTCGTTGAGGGCGATCAGGAGAACCGCAAGATCACCTATCGCGTCGATCACTTCGTTGCCGAGGCGACCCTCAGCGATTTTGGAGATGCCGATGCCTGA
- the rlmB gene encoding 23S rRNA (guanosine(2251)-2'-O)-methyltransferase RlmB → MAHAGIGVKVEGFHAVLAAFNHGRVRVLHIERGRLKRDEYADLADRADRVCKVVITGDVRPMAETTAPQGITAECSPLVLATLQSAVDRTTPAALIVLDKLEDSRNVGAIARSALAAGVSGIVVPSRRAAPLSSATFKAAVGALEEMDVVVVNSVADTLRQLADRGVWLVGLDGSSQDSLFACQLLTEPVAIVVGAEGKGLSRLVAERCDALVSIPLAAGVESLNASVAASLAVFELARARGSVT, encoded by the coding sequence ATGGCGCACGCTGGTATCGGAGTTAAGGTCGAGGGGTTTCATGCCGTCCTCGCCGCCTTCAATCACGGACGAGTTCGGGTTCTCCACATCGAGCGAGGCCGCCTCAAACGCGACGAGTACGCCGATCTTGCCGATCGTGCAGACCGGGTCTGCAAGGTGGTCATCACCGGCGACGTTCGCCCGATGGCTGAGACGACCGCCCCGCAGGGGATCACCGCCGAATGTTCGCCGCTGGTCCTTGCAACGTTGCAGTCGGCGGTCGATCGGACAACGCCGGCCGCGCTGATCGTCCTCGACAAACTCGAGGACTCGCGCAACGTTGGCGCCATTGCAAGGTCCGCACTCGCCGCCGGGGTGTCAGGGATTGTGGTGCCGTCGCGCCGAGCTGCACCGCTGAGTTCTGCCACCTTCAAGGCCGCTGTCGGAGCCCTTGAGGAGATGGATGTTGTCGTGGTGAACTCTGTGGCAGACACCCTGCGTCAGCTTGCTGATCGCGGCGTGTGGCTGGTAGGTCTAGATGGGTCTTCGCAAGACTCGTTGTTTGCGTGTCAGTTGCTCACGGAACCGGTCGCTATCGTGGTTGGCGCAGAAGGTAAGGGGCTGTCTCGGTTGGTCGCGGAGCGCTGCGACGCACTGGTCTCCATTCCCCTTGCGGCGGGTGTCGAGTCGCTCAATGCTTCGGTGGCCGCGTCGCTTGCAGTGTTCGAGTTGGCACGGGCTAGGGGATCGGTAACCTAG